The following are encoded in a window of Chryseobacterium sp. genomic DNA:
- a CDS encoding dipeptidase, giving the protein MQETLNYINENKERYLDELFELLKIASISADPAYKDEVLKCAEVCADHLRNAGADEVQICETEGYPVVYGEKLIGKDLPTVLVYGHYDVQPPDPLELWNKPPFEPYVEKTDLHPEGAIFARGAADDKGQFFMHIKAFEAMMKTNTLPCNVKFIIEGEEEVGSKSLGDFVNEYKEKLSCDCILISDTSLYSTEQPTVTTGLRGLSYVEVEVEGPNRDLHSGLYGGAVPNPIHVLSRMIAGLIDENGHITIDGFYDNVEEVSADERALMNKLKDDQEAFKSSIGLSGVEGEKGFTTLERTSIRPTLDCNGIWGGYTGEGAKTVIPSKAFAKISMRLVPYQTPEEITEKFTKYFEKIAPANVKVKVNPHHGGMPYVLPSDTKEFAAAKEAMETAFGTEVLPFRSGGSIPITAMFEEVLGAKSVLMGFGLASDAIHSPNEHYGLYNFYKGIESIPLFFQNYAKG; this is encoded by the coding sequence ATGCAAGAAACACTCAACTACATTAACGAAAACAAAGAACGTTATCTGGACGAACTTTTTGAACTGCTTAAAATTGCCTCTATATCCGCAGATCCTGCTTATAAGGATGAAGTCCTGAAATGTGCTGAAGTTTGTGCCGATCACCTTAGAAACGCCGGTGCAGATGAAGTGCAGATTTGCGAGACCGAAGGCTACCCCGTAGTCTATGGCGAAAAGTTGATAGGCAAAGACCTTCCGACGGTTTTGGTGTACGGTCATTACGACGTGCAGCCACCGGATCCGCTCGAACTCTGGAACAAACCGCCTTTTGAACCTTATGTGGAAAAAACAGACCTCCATCCGGAGGGGGCCATTTTCGCCCGCGGAGCAGCAGATGACAAGGGCCAGTTCTTCATGCACATCAAGGCTTTTGAAGCCATGATGAAAACCAATACGTTACCCTGCAACGTAAAATTCATCATTGAAGGTGAGGAAGAAGTGGGTTCCAAAAGTCTGGGCGATTTTGTAAATGAATACAAGGAAAAACTTTCCTGCGACTGTATCCTGATTTCTGATACCAGCCTGTACTCCACGGAGCAGCCTACGGTGACTACAGGCTTGCGCGGCCTGAGCTATGTGGAAGTAGAGGTGGAAGGACCGAACAGAGATCTCCATTCCGGATTATATGGCGGAGCGGTTCCGAACCCGATTCATGTCCTTAGCCGCATGATTGCCGGCCTCATAGATGAGAACGGTCACATCACCATTGACGGTTTTTATGATAATGTAGAGGAGGTGTCCGCAGATGAGCGTGCGCTGATGAACAAACTGAAGGACGATCAGGAAGCTTTTAAATCCTCAATCGGCCTTAGCGGAGTAGAAGGTGAAAAAGGTTTCACCACGCTGGAGCGTACTTCCATCCGTCCTACTTTAGACTGCAACGGAATCTGGGGAGGTTATACTGGTGAGGGAGCCAAGACCGTGATTCCGTCTAAAGCTTTTGCCAAAATCTCCATGCGACTGGTTCCGTATCAGACTCCGGAGGAGATCACCGAAAAGTTTACAAAGTATTTTGAAAAGATTGCTCCCGCCAATGTAAAGGTGAAAGTGAACCCACATCACGGAGGTATGCCTTACGTTTTACCGAGCGATACAAAAGAATTTGCAGCGGCCAAAGAAGCCATGGAGACTGCATTCGGAACAGAGGTGCTGCCCTTCCGCAGTGGAGGAAGTATCCCGATTACGGCCATGTTTGAAGAAGTCCTTGGGGCTAAATCTGTACTGATGGGCTTTGGTCTGGCCTCCGACGCGATTCACTCGCCTAACGAACATTATGGGCTTTATAATTTTTACAAAGGCATAGAAAGTATCCCGCTGTTCTTTCAGAACTATGCGAAAGGATAA
- a CDS encoding T9SS-dependent choice-of-anchor J family protein, translating to MRKILLCAFLAAFSFASAQTTVYSYGFDTDFGTDWTRTNQSTAPPATPTLWSKATYTTASTVTNSIFGSGIGGVPSGQAGGQNSFALVNYTSTNTGTISNWLISPTVNVQDGDVVTFYTRKGTDGTVDYADRLEVRYSSAATTVVPSTGPTDVGSFTNLGVTVNPNQLTGFVYPQTWTQYTFNITGVGSTPVPVKFAFRYFVTSAGPTGTNSDIIGIDSFQVTRSTMATGEVSRNKLSVYPNPATDFLKIDGAYKLQSVAVYDMSGRKVPATLDGDAVDVRGLADGTYLIDIETDNGKVSQKFIKK from the coding sequence ATGAGAAAAATTTTACTTTGCGCCTTTTTAGCGGCGTTTTCATTTGCAAGTGCACAAACTACTGTGTACAGTTATGGTTTCGATACCGATTTTGGAACAGACTGGACCAGGACCAACCAAAGTACAGCGCCTCCTGCCACTCCTACATTGTGGAGCAAGGCCACGTATACCACGGCAAGTACCGTGACCAATTCAATTTTTGGCAGTGGTATCGGAGGGGTTCCTTCCGGACAGGCAGGGGGTCAGAATTCTTTTGCATTGGTAAATTATACGAGTACCAATACCGGAACCATAAGTAACTGGCTTATTTCTCCGACTGTAAATGTACAGGATGGTGACGTGGTAACTTTTTACACCCGAAAAGGAACTGACGGGACAGTAGACTATGCTGACAGGCTGGAAGTTCGCTACAGTTCAGCAGCTACTACAGTAGTGCCAAGTACGGGTCCAACCGATGTGGGCAGTTTTACTAACCTTGGAGTTACTGTAAATCCGAATCAGCTTACAGGTTTTGTATATCCGCAAACCTGGACTCAATATACTTTTAATATTACAGGAGTTGGCTCAACACCGGTGCCTGTCAAATTCGCTTTTAGATATTTTGTAACCAGCGCCGGACCAACTGGTACTAATTCAGATATTATTGGAATTGATAGCTTCCAGGTAACCAGATCTACGATGGCTACAGGCGAAGTTTCCAGAAATAAATTATCCGTTTATCCTAACCCGGCAACTGATTTCCTTAAAATTGACGGTGCATATAAATTGCAATCCGTCGCTGTATATGATATGAGCGGAAGAAAGGTACCTGCAACATTAGACGGAGACGCAGTTGACGTGAGAGGTTTGGCCGATGGTACATACCTGATTGATATAGAAACGGATAACGGAAAGGTATCTCAGAAATTTATTAAGAAATAG
- a CDS encoding T9SS type A sorting domain-containing protein produces MKKVLSSLLLTSATMMMFGQVILNENFNALTTGNLGTNVAGTAAGQNGWLTLGGANADYQVTTIDAPHGKSLQIAGYNSFNATDTALNGRIAAQLSTVTAATGNNIVQVKFELYTGNSAGAGTAQMRVWGMDGTTSRTIGGYVYNYATKTLTGLATANNLVPPSPPTTTTPLGPVTYTFNLAAAPGVVLAANTWYTLIYEYNATTGVSTWRHPAGAGSTSSTSTSYSLITGMTAEDIYFYNNSSATNTVSNVIGVDNIMAQFGNAASLSTGDVVNTVNVKGNLAIYPNPTSDILNVKTDSKINAVSVIDMSGRSIKVNVDGDKVDVSALPVGTYLINVETKDGISTEKFIKK; encoded by the coding sequence ATGAAAAAAGTTTTATCCTCTCTGTTGCTTACTTCTGCAACAATGATGATGTTTGGACAGGTAATTCTTAACGAAAATTTTAACGCTTTAACAACGGGTAATCTGGGAACGAATGTTGCCGGTACAGCGGCCGGCCAAAACGGATGGCTTACTTTAGGGGGCGCTAATGCCGATTATCAGGTAACTACTATTGATGCGCCGCATGGAAAATCACTGCAGATCGCGGGATATAATAGTTTTAACGCCACAGATACTGCGCTGAACGGACGTATAGCGGCGCAATTGTCTACCGTGACCGCAGCGACAGGAAACAACATTGTACAGGTGAAGTTCGAGTTGTATACAGGAAACTCTGCCGGAGCAGGAACAGCGCAAATGAGAGTTTGGGGCATGGATGGAACAACATCCCGCACCATCGGCGGCTATGTGTATAATTATGCCACTAAAACATTAACCGGACTTGCAACCGCTAATAATTTAGTACCACCCTCTCCACCTACTACGACCACTCCACTGGGTCCGGTAACCTATACCTTTAATCTGGCTGCAGCACCAGGTGTAGTGTTAGCTGCTAATACGTGGTATACTCTTATTTATGAGTATAATGCTACCACAGGTGTTTCTACCTGGAGACATCCTGCAGGCGCAGGTTCTACATCAAGTACCAGCACAAGTTATTCATTGATCACAGGAATGACCGCTGAAGATATTTATTTCTACAATAATTCGTCAGCTACAAATACTGTCAGTAATGTAATCGGTGTAGATAATATCATGGCACAGTTTGGAAATGCAGCATCACTTTCAACGGGAGATGTGGTGAACACAGTAAATGTTAAAGGTAACCTTGCGATTTATCCAAACCCAACTTCCGACATCCTGAACGTGAAAACCGACTCCAAAATCAATGCGGTTTCTGTAATAGATATGTCTGGTAGAAGTATCAAAGTAAATGTTGATGGCGACAAAGTAGATGTAAGCGCTCTTCCCGTAGGAACATATTTGATCAATGTTGAGACTAAAGACGGTATATCTACGGAGAAATTTATTAAGAAATAA